The sequence TCACGCGCAGAACTCGATGGTGCATAGAGGTTAACTCCGGTATCGGTAATCAACGACCAGTTGTTATGCTTACCACTGCCATTAACACCGGCAAATGGTTTTTCGTGAAATAAGATTTTCAGCTCGTGCTTTTCTCCCACGCGGCTCATGATATCAATCATCAACTGGTTGTGGTCGTTAGCTACGTTTACTTCTTCAAATAAAGGAGCAACTTCAAACTGGCTAGGGGCCACTTCATTGTGACGAGTCCTAACCGGGATACCCAATTTCCAGCACTCAATCTCAAATTCCCGCATGAAATCATAGATGCGCGATGGTATTGTTCCAAAATAGTGATCTTCCATTTGCTGGCCTCGCGCAGGGGCGTGACCAAACACCGAGCGGCCTGCCATAACCAGGTCAGGACGTGCGTTGAAAAGAGCTTTATCAACCACAAAATACTCTTGCTCCGACCCCAATGATGCCACCACGTGCTGGATATCCTTGTCGAAAAGCTGGCAAACTTTTGTCGCAGAAATGTCAACAGTCTTCAGCGCTTTGAGAAGCGGAGATTTCGTATCGAGAGTTTCGCCTGTATAAGAAACAAATACTGTAGGAATGCTCAGTGTACGACCGTACAAAAACATCGGTGAAGTAGGATCCCAGGCTGTATATCCGCGGGCTTCGAAAGTGCTACGAATACCCCCACTTGGAAAAGAAGAGGCGTCAGGTTCCTGTTGCACCAATTCACTTCCTTTGAAACGTTCAAGCCCCGAGAGAGCATCAAAAAATGAGTCATGCTTTTCAGCCGTTCCACCGGTTAGCGGTTGAAACCAATGAGTAAAGTGAGTAGCTCCTTTGGAAATTGCCCAGCTTTTGGCGGCAGATGCCACGGCATCAGCAGTTGCTTCATCAATTTTTTCGTGATTCTTAATCGCATTACTTACTTTTTTAAAGACTGCAGGCGCAAGGGTGGAGCGCATCTGTTCGATACCAAATACATTTTCACCAAAAAATTGGGAAATGTATGGCGTTGGCAGCTCCGCATGAATCTTATGCCTCTCGTTGAGCTTTTTTAGTGCTTCAAACCGTAATTTTGCCATAGTGGTTGTATTTTTTAGTTAATGACGCGGCAAATTACGTCAATTTTGATGTCATCAGGGTATTTTTTGACCCTATTTATTATAAAATGATATTATTTTTGGAATGATGTGGGTAAAAATTAGATTTTCAATCACTTAACACACAGAGTTTCATGCCTTAATTGCAGGCCAGTATATTTGTGCCTTTTCAACGATGCAATTCAATCACCCGCTACGCAAAACCATCCCCATCTGTATCGGCGTTCTATTGGTATGTATGGTGATTGTACAAAATCTCCCGCAGCTTGATTTTATTGCTGCCTGGCAGGATCCTGACGACAAAATTACCGTCTCCATTTTTCAATTTATCTCCGATTCCATAAGTTATTTCAGCTTCGGAATACCAGCCTTGATCACTATTGTTGCTGAATTCAGAAAAAATGAAAATAAGAAACAAAGCAGGTTGTCACTCCTCTATGTTCTGCTAAGTATTGGAGTTGCGGGTCTCATCTCTTTCATCATCAAGAAAACATTTACAGAGCCTCGCCCCTATGAAGTTGACAGTCGTATTGCACAATTAAGTGTTGGTGGCGGTTACTCACTCCCATCAGGGCATACTACAGAAGCGTTCGCATCGGCCACAGCGATCGTATTGCTATTCCCAAGATGGATTGTAGCCTTACCTATTTTCTTGTGGGCTTCAAGTGTGGCCATTTCCAGAATCTATTTAGGCGTGCATTATCCTTTCGATATTTTTACAGGAATGCTTATCGGCTCGTCTACATCGTATGCTTTTTACAGATTTTTATTCTGGAAGTACACTTCATCCTCCAAAGGTTAACCCGTCTTACATTCAATCTAGACAAATAACACGTCTTTGAAATGCTCACCCCGAGTACTCTCTGATAACTCAACGTGCCATCAGTTAACTAAAGCAGCGCATACGGTAACTGTCTGATCTTACAGTACACTTATTTATTAGGTTTATAAATCGACTTCATGAATGCGGGAATTCAGGGGTAACACTATTCGTTTTTAATGGCGTAAAAATCAACTCGTCTATAATTGACATTATGGGCAATGCTATATCAGTCTATTCTAAACTGGCGGTTGCAATAATATTCACTGCTAATGTCGGTGGTTACAGCCAGGGAAAATACACTGCCCGTGATACAGTCGAGGTTAGAAAATTAACCAGGAAAGCCATAGCCCTGGCCAATAGTAATTCCGATTCTGATTCCGTTAAATTTTATGCATCAAAAGCACTTGCGATAGCTGAAATAATTGATGATCAAAAGGGGTTGGCAGACGCTCATGGCAGCATGGGAGATTTTTACTGGTTCATCGGGGACCTGGCCAAGGCACTGGAGGGATTCGAAATTTCCAAAAGCATTGGAGAAAAAATCAAGAATAAGAAGATAATCTATGATGCTTCCAGTGGAATTGCCATCATTCATCGTAACCTCGGCAATTTTGCTAAAGCTGCTGAAATTCAAATTGAGTTGATCAAAACAGCAGAGAAGGGAAATGACTTTTACAGTGCAGCAAACTCCTATTCCAATCTAGGTGTTTCTTATAAAAGCAACCGTATGTTTCCCGAAGCCCTGGAGGCTTATCAACACGCCTTAGCTCTGTACGAAAAAATTGGTGACATTGAAAGCATTCCCGGCACCTATATAAATGCCGGCATCGTATTGATGCAACAGCGAAAATACGATAGCGCTTTGGTAAGCTTGAGAAAAGGCTTAAGGCAATTTGACTCGCTTAAAATCGGTCGTGGCCAAATCGTAGGCTCTAACTCTCTTGGAGACCTGTTCTTCTCCATGGGCAATCTGGACTCTGCATTCAAATACCGCAACCGGGCTTACAATATGAGTAATCAATTGAGCATGCCTCTTTACAATGCAGAAGCTTTGACAGGCATGGGAGAAATAAGTAAATCAAAAGGTGACTACCATAAAGCCCTAAAATATTTTACAGAAGCGTTACAGATTGCACAGAAAGGCAGACTTAATAGCTCCCTGCCAACTGTTTACCTGGGAATAGCAAAGACTTATGAAGCCTCAAAGCAATTCGAAAAAGCTACTTGGTATTTCAGCAAGTATACTTCATTAAAAGACTCGTTGTTTAATGCCGAGTCAATACGACAAATCTCAAACCTGAGAACGAGCCATGACCTGGAGAGAAAAGAGGCTTCGATAACCCTTCTTCAAAAAGACAACAAGATTCAACAGCTTACAAGAAACATTGTTATCATAATAGCGGTAGGCACACTTCTGCTGTTTTTTCTCAGATTCAGGCGTCAAATATTAATTAATCGAAAAGAGCGAGTAGTAATCAGAGCAGAATATGAAAAAAGATTGTTGGAGGTTCAATCCAAGGCACTACGGTCGCAGCTCAATCCACACTTCATTTTTAACAGCCTGAATTCAGTTAACTCATACATTCTAAAATCGAACATCCTACAGGCTTCGGAGTTTTTGACAAAGTTTTCAAAACTAATGAGGATGATACTGGAAAACTCGGACAAGGCAACTGTTTCACTGGAAGAAGATATGAAGCTCCTCAAGTTGTATCTGGAAATTGAACAAACGCGCACCAAGGGTATGTTTCAATTTTCAATTGAGGCTTCTGATCAGCTGGATCTCAGAAAAATAGAAATCCCTTCTTTATTGGCACAGCCTTTCGTGGAGAATTCCATCTGGCATGCATTTAAGATGGATAAACCCGGAAATATGATCAGGGTCAATTACACTTCCGATAACGGTTCGCTCATTTGTAGTGTCTCGGACAATGGAGTCGGGAGAAGAAAATCTTCACAGGGAAAAACTGCTGACCCCGAGCGAAGATCGTTTGGTCTGCATATTGGAAATGAGCGCTTAAAGGTTTTGTCAAGTGATTCAAATAAATCATACATCGCTATCGAAGACCAAGTGGACGAAAAAAATGAAGGAATTGGTACTACAGTAACCATTCGAATTCCGCTAAAATTTCATATCAATTTCAATTGAAGTCTCCTTTCATCGACTCAGTCATTCCTTAAAGACGAGGCAGGATTGGAATGTGCCGCCCTCAACGCTTGCGTACTTACAATAGCGAGCGCGAATGCCAGAGCAATAGCACCGGTAAGTGGAAAAACCCACCAGCCAATTGAGGTACGAATAGCATAACGCTCAAGGTATTTAGTCAGCAACCACCAGGCAATCGGGGCAGAAACAATAAAGGAGATAACCACCAGCAACGAAAAGTCTTTTGAAATCAATCCCACGAGGTTAGAGACGGAGGCACCCATCACCTTTCGTATCCCTATTTCCTTGGTTCTTTGCTCAGCCGTAAATGCAGCCAACCCGAATAATCCCAGGCCCGTGATAAAGATGGCCAATGTTGCAAAGAGGCTTGCAAGTTTACTGGTCAGGTTGATTGTGGTAAATTTTTTCTGAAATTCCACATCGGCAAATTTGTATTCAAACGGATAAGCTGAGGCATATTTTTCAAAGACTTTTTTCACCGTATTGATTGAAGCTTGCAGATCCTTTGTCTTTTTAAGGCGGATACTCACTGCGTCCGTCCAATCGGGGTCAAGGATTACAAAAAGGGGTTTGATTGGTTCATCAGGTGAACCCATTAAGACATCATCCAGGATTGCAATCAGTTTGCGTTTTTTTCCCCACAAATCAAGGTCAGTCCCAATCGGGTCCTTCAGATTCATCAACTGTGCTCCCGCTTTATTGACCATGATGGCCATGGTGTCACTTTTAAAATCTTCAGAAAAATCACGTCCCTCCAGTATTTTGATCCCCATTGTTTTGGCATAATCGTATTCAGTTGCTATCGTGGTGAAGATCACACGAAGTTGTTCGGGCTTGCCTGGCCATCCCAAAAAATTATTGGAGTGGATGTCTGTGATAGCACTGTTTGACTTTGTTACAGCTTCTACCGCTCCTGTTGCCAGGAGCTCAAGCTTAATAGCCCGATAGTTCTTACCTACTTCATTGGTGTAGTTGACCGCCATCAGGTTTTCCTGGTCATAACCCAGTTCCCTCGACTTGACCAACTGGATTTGCTGGTAAATGACAATCGTTCCGATGATGAGGAGAATCGAAAATCCAAATTGCAGAGTCACGAGTATTTTCCGTGGCGTGCTTGCACTCTTGCCGACCTGGATTTTCCCTTTAAGGACTTTCACCGGCTGAAAGGAAGAGAGATACAGTGCGGGGTAACTGCCTGAAACAATTCCGGTTAAAAGGATCAGACCCGCTCCGAAAACCCAGAAGTCGGGTTGAGAATAATTAATGAACAGTTTTTTCTCTACGAGATCATTGTAAAACGGGAGCAGTAATTCCGTGAGCAGTACTGCAACAGAAAAAGCCAACAGTGAAATAAATACAGACTCTCCAATAAACTGAAGAATCAGTTCGTACCGCCTGGACCCTACAGTTTTACGAATACCCACTTCACGTGCTCTACGCTCGCTCCGGGCTGTAGCCAGGTTCATGAAATTGATACATGCTATCACGAGAATGAAAATAGCAATGAGTGAAAACAACTGTACATAGTCATTCATCCCTCCTGTTTCAATGCCATTTTCAAAATTGGAGTGCAGTCTCCATCGCTCCAGAGGATAAATAAAAAATTCTTTCATGAAATCAGTCTCTCCATGCTTGGTGAGCATATCCCGCACACTGTTCTCAACTGCTGTCTTATCGTTAGGGCTCCCCAGCTCAAGAAAAACCTGGAAAGAATAATTTCCCCAATTAGTAGTATTTCTTCGCACCCAACTGCTAATCTGCTCCCGAAACTTCCATGTCATCAGGAAGTCAAATTGAAATGAAGAATTTTTTGGAACATCTTTCAAAATTCCAGTAATCTTCAGGTCGTTCTCATTGTCAACACGAATCACTTTATTGATTGGATCCTGATCACCGAAAAGCGCTTTTGCGGTAGACTCGGTTATGACTATCGATCGTGGGTCATCAAGAACCTGAGTAGCTGCTCCCGCTGAAAGTGGAAATTCAAACATCTCCAAAAACTCCTCACTGACGTAATATCCCTTTTTCATCAGTCGGTTATCCGATACCGTCAACAGGTGGTCTCCACCCCAATCCGTTACTAAAGCATGCTTGATGTGGCTGTCAGCCGTTTTCATTGCTTCATAAGTCGGCAACGGAACGCTTGTCCACGAATTGATTTTTCCATCGAAATGACCATTGGCCCATACCTGGTATAGACGATCAGCTTTAGGGTGAAACTTGTCGAAGGAGAGTTCATCAAACACCCATAGCAAAATCAACATACTACAGGTGATGCCTATAGCAAGCCCGGAGATGTTTATAAACGAATAGGTTCCGTTCTTCCGGAGGTTGCGCAACGTGACAAGCAGATAGTTTTTGAACATGGTTACGGGTTATTTTAGAGATACTTCGTTTTTTGAAAAAAGTAACAGAACCGGCACTATTTCTAAGAGAGCTCTACAATTGTCAAGGTTGCAGGAGAAGCAGAAAATGATTTCACAAATCCGTCTAATTCCTCTTCATCGATTTTCCTATTTGGGCATAAATTATCCGATCAGCGGTATTTCTGGTAAGGAGAATTTTTCTATAATTGCGAATTATTTATAATTAGTCTAAATAATATTAAATTGTTAAAATAATGAAATTCAACTACTTACTATTAAGTTTATTCATTCTAGGTGTCTCAGTTTCAGTAATTAGCTGTAAAAAAGATGACGTTATCCCGGCTTATGAAGTCCCAACTACCTACAGTTTCACGAATGTGAACTATGCTGAAGCCTCCAAGCGTCTGGTCATGATCGCTCAGATCGAGACCCTCATGAATACTGATAACAAAGCAGGGGGCGGTACTTATATTGATTCTGTCAAACTGAAAAATATGTTTGCGAATTCAGGCAATCCTTTTTCTGCCGATTCCCTGAACAAATCCGGCTTCCAGCTTAAGGACAAGACAGCGCTTAGCGCTCAATCCGTCATTCAAAATTTCTTGTACAATCAATCACTCGCAAGCTTGTCAACTTCACCGGCATCGAATGGTACAGCAGGCGTGGGCACTACCCAAACGAACAGTTATATCTTGTTATCGGCAAAAGGTGTAAACTACCGCCAGGTGTTTACAAAAACTATGATGGCAGCCATGCTCGCTAACGAAATGATAAATCTCGTGAAAAGCTCACCTGACAATAACACCGTCATTGCGGGTAAAGGCACCGCCATGGAAAACGCATGGGACCTGGCTTTTGGATACTTCAATGTTCCGGTCAATTTTCCTACGAGCACCACGGGCGTTAAATACCTGGGAAGCTATTGCAATCAGGTAAATGCAGGAATTGGTTCAAACGCTATTTTGATGGACGCGTTTTTAAAAGGGCGTGCTGCCATCAGCCACAAAGATATAGCTGTCAAAAATGTGCAAGCTGACATCATTGCAAAGGAACTTGAGTTGGTCGTTGCAGCGGGTGCGATTCACGAAATTGCAGAAGCTAAGGCCGGCTTGACAGATGCCGTTCAAACGGTTAGCCGTTTTTCGGAGTGCATGGGTTTCATCATCGGTCTTCGTTATTTCTCCAACAAAACGATCACGGATGCCCAATTCAATACGCTCTATCAAACCTATTTGCACAATGGAGATCTGTACGCCATCACGACCAGTGATATGAACAATATTGTAAGCACGCTGGCAAGCATTTATGGATTTTCTAACCCCGGTACTATCTAATAAATCATAACCTGCCTTCAGAGATGAAGCAGGTTTCAATCTCGTTTTATGAAATTTTATATTAAAGGGCTGATCTTCTGTTGCATGTTGATCGCTATGTCATGCAAAAAAGACAGCACTGTCCCTGCCAATGATTTTGACCGTGCAGCACTTGCTGCCAACTGGGCCAACAACATTATTTTACCCTCCTATCGGAATTTCAACGATGCCGTCAATGAGTTAGATAATGCTATCCGAACATTTAACACAACTCCATCGGGAAATAACCTATCAACGGCACAAGGCAAATTCAAGAATGCATACCTGGCATGGCAAAAGTGCTCTCCTCTCGGGTTTGGTCCGGCAGATCAGCTATTGCTCTCAAAAAATCTGAACACCTTCCCCACCAACGTTATCAAGATCAATACCAATATTGCCTCTGGAAATTACAATCTCGACCAGATTGCAAATCTTGATGCAAAAGGATTTCCTGCCTTGGACTTTCTGCTGTTCGGAATCGGTGCGAATAATAATTCCATTTTGCCTCTCTACGCTACAGATACCCAAGCCTCAAAACGAAAAGATTACCTGGCTGCGGTTTCAGACAATATCAAAACACAATCAGATAATGTGCTCAACGCCTGGCTTCCTACTGGAGGAAACTATCTTGCCACTTTCCTGAATGCCAAAGGAACAGATGTCGGAAGTGCTTTGGGGCAGGTCATCAACGGTTTGGATTATGACGTGGACGTGCTTAAAAATTATAAGGTTGCCATCCCGGTGGGTATTATGCCTTCTTCTGGAACACAAACTGGAGGGCCACTCCCATATGAAGTTGAGGCTTACTACAGCGGCATCTCATCTCAACTGATCCAGGTACAACTCTCCGCAGTCCGTGATATTTACCTTGGCAATGCTGCCGGTACTGAAGGCGTTGGATTAGATGACTATCTCATCAAAATTAATGCGCAACGCAATGGCAGTTCGTTGAGCGATGTGATCACTCAACAGTTTGCTTCTGCGATCACTTCCATGCAGGCCATTCCAGATCCATTCTCTTCAGTGATAAGTAACAATCCAAGCACAGTAATTTCGGCTTATGCTCAACTCCAACAATTACTGGTACTATTAAAGACGGATATGCCTTCTTCATTGGGTGTTTTGATTACCTACAATGACAATGATGGCGACTAGGGAAAATGCAGTTTCAACAAATTAGAAAGTTTTCGAATTCTCTCGAGCGCGAAAGACATATCGCTCCGCTGGTTGTTCTTCGAATAGCCTTCGGAGCGGTGATGTTTGTGAGCACCGTTCGATTTATGCTGAAGGGATGGGTTACTGAATTCTATGTCAAACCTGTATTTCACTTTACTTTTTATGGCTTCGAGTGGGTAAAACCACTCAATGAAACAGGCTTGTATTTTGTCTACACACTGATGGCACTCTCTTGCCTGTGTATCATGCTTGGATGCTTCTACCGCATAGCATCAATCACGTTTCTGATTTTATTCCTGTATTGCGAGCTGCTTGACAAAACTTATTACCTGAACCACTACTACCTGGTCAGCCTGATTGCATTCTTGCTTACACTCGTACCTGCACACCGGGATTTTTCAGTGGATGCCTGGAGAAATTCTTCAATAAGAGTTACACAGGTCCCTGCCTGGACCATTTCTATTTTTAAGATACAACTGCTGATTGTCTACTTCTACGCGGGAATTTCAAAAATCAACTATGACTGGTTGATCGAAGCATTGCCTCTGAAAATATGGCTTCCTGCCAAAGAGCGCATACCCGTTGTAGGGAGTTTGTTTAGTTACGAATGGGTAGCCTATTTCTTCAGTTGGTTTGGTGCAGTGTTCGATCTTTCCATCGGATTTCTGCTCCTTAACAACAGAACGCGTGGCCTTGCATATTTTTTCGTTATCGCCTTCCACCTGCTCACAGCGCTTTTGTTCAAGATCGGAATGTTTCCATTCATCATGATCGCGTTAACCCTCATTTTCTTCTCCGAAGATTTTCATATTAAAATAATCAATTCGCTTTCTACACTTTTCCATTTTAAAACAGCAGATTCATTGCAATCAGATTCATCTATTCGAATCTCCAAAACCCTACTCCCCGTATTGGTAATCTACTTCGGCCTACAGTTGACAATACCTTTTCGCCACCTGTTTTATCCAGGTGATCTGTTCTGGACAGAAGAGGGGTATCGTTTTTCATGGCGGGTAATGCTAATCGAAAAGAGCGGCACTGCTTTTTTTTACGTAGAGGATGCCAATACTCATCATAAAATAGAAGTGATGAATTCGCGGTACCTGTCATCTTATCAGGAAAAAATGATGACCACGCAACCCGACATGATCCTTCAGTACGCCCATTTTTTAAAGAATGAATCTGAAGCATCCGGTGTAAAAGATCCAATCGTAACTGTACAAAGTTACGTCACGCTCAATGGACACGGCAGTCGGCTGTTCATCGATAGTTCTGCAAACCTGTCCAAAGCGAAAGAAAGTTTTTGTCACAAGTCATGGATTTTGGAGCAAGATCAAACCGGTGATAGGAAATGAATTTTTCAAAGACTCTCGTTGTCATAGCATACCTGATCGTTTCAGCTCCGATATACTGTCAAACATATAGTGTGAAGGGAAAGATTTCTGAAACGGGCACAGGTAAAGTGCTTGCTGGTGCATCTATAGTTCTTGAAAATTCCTCTTTCAGCGCAAGCTCGAACAATGGAGGTGAATACGAGCTCTCGAATATCAGTGCGGGGACATACATTGTTAGAATATCTTATATAGGATACGCGGATTTTAGAAGGGAGATTCAAGTGGCCGGAAATCTTATCATTGACGCCACTTTGAAAATTACTTCATCCAATCTTAAAGAGATCGCAGTTACTTCAAAACGGGACAGTACCTTCGGCCTGGCACGTCTGAAAGATATTGAGGGTACAGCAATCTATGCCGGAAAAAAAAATGAAGTTATTGTACTCAGTGATATCGTTGCTAATACGGCTACGAATAATAGTCGACAGATTTATTCCAGAATTGCTGGCCTTAACATCTGGGAAAATGATGGCGCTGGAATCCAATTAGGAATCGGAGGTCGTGGTCTTAATCCTAACCGTGTCAGCAATTTTAATACACGTCAGAACGGCTACGATATGAGTGCGGATGCTCTTGGTTACCCGGAAAGCTACTACTCCCCACCTGCCGAGGCTATCGATCGAATTGAGATTTTGCGTGGAGCAGCTTCTCTTCAATACGGCACACAATTCGGAGGCATGATCAATTTCAGATTGAAGAACGGTCCGGAAAACAAGAAAATTGAAATTACCTCGCGGCAGACTGGTGGCTCATGGAAATTTTTAAACACCTTCAACAGCGTTGGCGGCACCATGGGAAAGGTGAATTACTATGCTTACTACCAAAATAAGTCAGGCAATGGATGGAGGCCCAATTCAGATTTTAATTTGAATGCTGCATATGCGTCCATTTCTTTTCAGGCAAGCAGCAAGGTATCACTCACGTTGCAACATACGTACATGAATTATCTTGCCCATCAACCGGGTGGTTTGACTGACGTGATGTTCACACAGAACCCCAGACAATCTATCCGTAACCGGAATTGGTTTAAAGTAAATTGGAATTTAAGTGCCGCTCTTCTTGATTATAAAATAAACTCTCGTCTTAAGCTAAACACCCGTTTCTTTAAACTTGACGCCAGTCGGTCTGCTTTAGGAATCCTGGATTACATCAATCGGGCAGACCCGATGACTGACCGCGACCTCTGGACCGACAACTACAATAACTGGGGAAATGAAACCAGGTTGATTTATTATTATAAAGTTGGCTCCAAATCGGGGGCACTCCTTGCAGGAACCCGCTATTACAGCGGCTATACTACCCGAAGGCAAGGCCTGGGTAATGACGGATCTGGTGGGGCAAATAATGATTTCACATTTAACAATCCGGATTCTCCCGAATTTTCTGAATACACATTTCCCAATCAAAACTTCTCCGCCTTCCTGGAGAGCATTTTCAATGTGACGCCTGACTTTAGCATTATTCCCGGTATTCGTTTTGAGAACATCCGAACGAAAGCGGACGGATTTTACAATCAGGTGACGCAGGATCTTGCCGGAAATATCATCTTCAGTCAACGTACAGACGAGCATAGAGTCAGCACTCGTTCATTTCCTATTGCAGGAATTGGCCTGAGCTATAATCTGAAAAATGGAGGGCAATTGTATGCCAACGTTTCGCAAAACTACCGGGCGATTAACTTTAACAACATGCGGGTGGTAAACCCAAATATGCAAGTCGATCCAAATCTAAAAGACGAGAAAGGATACTCTGCCGATCTCGGTGTTCGCGGAAGCATTGAAAACAAATTCACCTATGACCTAAGCCTCTTCATAGTCAGCTATGACAACCGGATTGGTACCATTCTTAAAACAGACAGTGCTACTTTCAATTTATACCGACTCACCACCAACGTTTCAGAGTCTCGCAATTTTGGTGCGGAGACTTTTTTAGAATACAATTTATGGCAACTGTTCAACCCTCATGACGAGAAAATGAAACTGACTCTATTTTCAAATTTCTCTGTGCTGAACGCTCGATATATCCACAGCAAAGAGCCTGCATTCGAGAATAAAAAAGTGGAACT is a genomic window of Cytophagales bacterium WSM2-2 containing:
- the fecA gene encoding TonB-dependent receptor gives rise to the protein MNFSKTLVVIAYLIVSAPIYCQTYSVKGKISETGTGKVLAGASIVLENSSFSASSNNGGEYELSNISAGTYIVRISYIGYADFRREIQVAGNLIIDATLKITSSNLKEIAVTSKRDSTFGLARLKDIEGTAIYAGKKNEVIVLSDIVANTATNNSRQIYSRIAGLNIWENDGAGIQLGIGGRGLNPNRVSNFNTRQNGYDMSADALGYPESYYSPPAEAIDRIEILRGAASLQYGTQFGGMINFRLKNGPENKKIEITSRQTGGSWKFLNTFNSVGGTMGKVNYYAYYQNKSGNGWRPNSDFNLNAAYASISFQASSKVSLTLQHTYMNYLAHQPGGLTDVMFTQNPRQSIRNRNWFKVNWNLSAALLDYKINSRLKLNTRFFKLDASRSALGILDYINRADPMTDRDLWTDNYNNWGNETRLIYYYKVGSKSGALLAGTRYYSGYTTRRQGLGNDGSGGANNDFTFNNPDSPEFSEYTFPNQNFSAFLESIFNVTPDFSIIPGIRFENIRTKADGFYNQVTQDLAGNIIFSQRTDEHRVSTRSFPIAGIGLSYNLKNGGQLYANVSQNYRAINFNNMRVVNPNMQVDPNLKDEKGYSADLGVRGSIENKFTYDLSLFIVSYDNRIGTILKTDSATFNLYRLTTNVSESRNFGAETFLEYNLWQLFNPHDEKMKLTLFSNFSVLNARYIHSKEPAFENKKVELVPSIIFKSGITLKRDKWSFNYQFSYTGEQFTDASNSTYASNAINGKIPSYHVMDVSAQYIFSKYLSLYGSVNNLMNRMYFTRRADSYPGPGIIPSDGRSLYITLQLKI